The proteins below are encoded in one region of Sulfolobus islandicus Y.N.15.51:
- a CDS encoding metallophosphoesterase family protein: MTKVLVATDIHMPSPYLATILEGIKLVKPDALIISGDLSVDGKLGDIEKLFIKLKKANQKMRIIIVLGNHDLWIHEKDIDSISKIERINKLCEKYNVELLDAINRTELGDYDVVGNVGWYDYSFAPGYTDFDYENCNPYGFSKEYIKSNCIYLNTISQCSCPNWHNDCIYTKLESRSFAKINKEKIERNIRGRQTIIVTHHAPFKDLIKEHSFFNAYDGQELSNIIFNNIIFNSNKKIVYYIYGHLHGNSVAPKMTINGITFINAYTFQFKLKDYIQNALLNL, translated from the coding sequence ATGACTAAAGTACTTGTAGCTACAGATATCCATATGCCATCACCTTACTTAGCTACGATATTAGAGGGGATAAAACTAGTAAAACCTGATGCACTTATAATTTCTGGAGACTTGAGTGTAGATGGAAAGCTGGGAGATATTGAAAAACTTTTCATAAAGTTAAAGAAAGCTAATCAGAAAATGAGAATAATTATAGTTTTAGGAAACCATGACTTATGGATACACGAGAAAGACATAGACAGCATTAGTAAGATAGAAAGAATAAATAAACTATGTGAAAAATATAACGTTGAATTATTAGATGCTATAAATAGGACTGAGTTAGGGGATTACGACGTTGTTGGTAATGTAGGTTGGTACGATTATTCTTTTGCCCCTGGTTATACCGATTTCGATTATGAAAACTGTAATCCCTACGGATTTAGTAAGGAGTATATAAAGAGTAATTGCATTTATCTTAATACTATAAGTCAGTGCTCATGCCCTAATTGGCATAACGACTGTATATATACAAAGCTCGAATCAAGAAGTTTTGCTAAGATAAATAAAGAGAAGATAGAAAGGAACATAAGGGGAAGGCAAACCATAATAGTCACACATCACGCACCATTTAAGGATTTGATTAAAGAACATTCATTCTTTAACGCTTATGATGGACAAGAGTTATCTAATATAATCTTTAATAATATAATCTTTAATTCTAACAAAAAGATAGTCTACTACATTTACGGGCATCTCCATGGAAATTCAGTAGCTCCTAAAATGACAATAAACGGAATTACTTTCATAAACGCCTATACATTTCAGTTCAAGCTTAAGGATTACATACAAAACGCTTTATTAAATCTCTAA
- a CDS encoding ankyrin repeat domain-containing protein, with amino-acid sequence MQDKESPNIKKLTPAECAVVISIDILSKAGKPTTPKEIADFLKEDIQAVRNILERLRKKDIVISSLAFGLAGLARVSSSSQVSGRERIHRLTSDIESILQQHPEILDWAKVGLGINDKNELIEYINKRAEEERLVSYGLTPLHMAAQIGDVDVVRVLLERGADPNAKDNNGQTPLHMAAHKGDVDVVRVLLERGADPNAKDNNGQTPLHMAAQEGDVDVVRVLLERGADPNAKDNNGQTPLHMAAHKGDVDVVRVLLERGADPNAKDNNGQTPLHMAAHKGHVDVVRVLLERGADPNAKDNNGQTPLHMAAHKGHVDVVRVLLEHGADPRIADNGRHIPLDYAKDSAIRSLLESALRNS; translated from the coding sequence ATGCAGGATAAGGAAAGCCCAAACATAAAAAAATTAACTCCAGCAGAATGTGCAGTGGTTATAAGTATAGATATTCTTTCTAAGGCTGGAAAGCCTACTACACCTAAGGAAATAGCAGATTTTTTAAAAGAAGATATACAGGCAGTTAGAAACATTTTAGAAAGACTAAGAAAGAAAGATATAGTTATTTCTTCATTAGCATTCGGTCTAGCTGGTTTAGCGAGAGTAAGTTCGTCTTCTCAAGTTAGTGGTAGAGAGAGAATACATAGATTGACTAGTGATATTGAAAGTATCTTACAGCAGCACCCTGAAATACTAGATTGGGCTAAGGTAGGTCTAGGTATTAATGACAAGAACGAGCTAATAGAGTATATAAATAAACGCGCGGAAGAAGAAAGATTAGTATCCTACGGCTTGACGCCATTGCATATGGCAGCACAAATAGGTGATGTTGACGTTGTTAGGGTTTTGCTTGAGCGTGGTGCTGACCCAAACGCTAAAGATAATAACGGTCAAACGCCATTGCATATGGCAGCACATAAAGGTGATGTTGACGTTGTTAGGGTTTTGCTTGAGCGTGGTGCTGACCCAAACGCTAAAGATAATAACGGTCAAACGCCATTGCATATGGCAGCACAAGAAGGTGATGTTGACGTTGTTAGGGTTTTGCTTGAGCGTGGTGCTGACCCAAACGCTAAAGATAATAACGGTCAAACGCCATTGCATATGGCAGCACATAAAGGTGATGTTGACGTTGTTAGGGTTTTGCTTGAGCGTGGTGCTGACCCAAACGCTAAAGATAATAACGGTCAAACGCCATTGCATATGGCAGCACATAAAGGTCATGTTGACGTTGTTAGGGTTTTGCTTGAGCGTGGTGCTGACCCAAACGCTAAAGATAATAACGGTCAAACGCCATTGCATATGGCAGCACATAAAGGTCATGTTGACGTTGTTAGGGTTTTGCTTGAGCATGGTGCTGATCCGCGGATTGCCGACAATGGGAGGCATATTCCCTTAGATTATGCTAAAGATAGTGCAATTCGTAGTTTACTTGAGAGTGCCTTGAGAAATAGCTAA
- the glyS gene encoding glycine--tRNA ligase, with protein sequence MSQIKYKQDVERFLRNFYVNSAEIYKGRNISGFIDWLPPGAMLRQKIIDSWINFFIKKIPNVFLMDGSTILPLIVFEASGHLANFTDPVIKCPKCSNTYRVDHLLKETNGKLICPRDLTDLKEQEIKQKSLMLELTVGLTDEINAALRPETAQNIYINFMNFKAIGLKLPFAIAQIGRSYRNEISPRGSRLREFVQMEIEEFVLPSHLDSHPLYDSVKEIRLPIFYEEQTIEMELNEAVKKGLVPNVRLAFWIGREWQWLTNELGLPGNKIRFRVVPPEERAFYSKGTIDVEVNIEDDWVEIIGNAYRTDYDLTVHSKHSGANLSENGMIPHVVEPSFGLDRIAMAVLLLNYDPSPSDRNWPLFRIPYKISPLEVGIASIHHSDEYINVAEKVDLTLRSLGYVTFKLFEKGKIEAQYAKADTLGIPLVVTVDSKTLDENTVTIRNRDTKAQIRVNIREIGQAIKNLLLGGGYG encoded by the coding sequence TTGAGTCAAATTAAGTACAAGCAAGATGTAGAAAGATTCCTAAGGAACTTTTACGTTAATTCAGCAGAAATTTACAAAGGTAGAAATATTTCTGGATTTATAGATTGGCTACCACCAGGTGCAATGCTAAGGCAGAAAATAATAGATAGCTGGATTAATTTCTTCATAAAGAAAATACCTAATGTCTTCTTAATGGATGGAAGTACGATACTGCCATTAATCGTCTTTGAGGCATCTGGACATCTTGCCAATTTTACCGATCCCGTGATAAAATGTCCAAAATGCTCGAATACCTATAGAGTAGATCACTTACTAAAGGAAACTAATGGTAAACTAATCTGCCCTAGAGATTTAACTGATCTAAAAGAACAAGAAATAAAACAAAAGAGTCTAATGTTGGAACTCACAGTAGGTTTGACCGATGAGATAAATGCCGCATTAAGACCAGAGACTGCACAAAACATTTATATCAATTTCATGAATTTTAAAGCAATTGGACTAAAGTTACCATTTGCTATAGCGCAAATAGGCAGATCTTACAGAAATGAAATATCGCCCCGTGGATCTAGGCTCAGAGAGTTCGTCCAGATGGAAATAGAAGAATTCGTTCTACCCTCTCATTTAGATTCACATCCACTTTATGACAGCGTTAAAGAGATTAGATTACCCATATTTTATGAAGAACAGACTATCGAAATGGAGTTAAATGAAGCCGTTAAAAAAGGTTTAGTGCCGAATGTCAGACTAGCCTTTTGGATAGGTAGAGAGTGGCAATGGCTAACCAATGAACTAGGTTTACCTGGCAATAAGATTAGATTCAGAGTCGTACCACCTGAAGAGAGGGCCTTCTACTCTAAGGGGACGATAGACGTGGAAGTAAATATAGAAGATGATTGGGTCGAAATAATAGGCAATGCTTACAGAACGGATTATGATCTCACTGTGCACTCTAAACATTCTGGTGCTAATTTAAGTGAAAACGGTATGATCCCGCATGTTGTAGAACCGTCCTTTGGCCTAGATAGAATTGCAATGGCTGTTTTACTGCTAAACTATGACCCTAGTCCATCAGATAGAAATTGGCCATTATTTAGAATACCATACAAAATATCGCCTTTAGAAGTAGGTATAGCCTCTATCCATCATAGCGATGAATATATTAACGTTGCAGAAAAAGTCGATTTAACATTAAGATCATTGGGTTACGTTACATTTAAATTATTTGAAAAAGGTAAAATAGAGGCTCAATATGCTAAAGCTGATACTCTAGGTATCCCATTAGTAGTTACTGTAGATTCTAAAACTTTAGATGAAAATACAGTAACTATTAGAAATAGGGATACGAAGGCGCAAATAAGGGTAAATATTAGAGAAATAGGCCAGGCTATAAAAAACCTTCTTTTAGGCGGAGGATATGGGTAA
- a CDS encoding PaaI family thioesterase, protein MSVTQQDLITYIESHPMSKLLELKVEEITEDRVVVKFPFKELISIPGYMVHGGISMYVLDTVCWSVARLVSDTQVLTLELKFSFLEPLKGKEFKVIGKILKKGKRTIFAEGEIYNDKGKLCVKALGTFMKVS, encoded by the coding sequence ATGAGCGTAACACAGCAAGATCTCATAACTTACATAGAATCCCATCCTATGTCTAAACTCTTAGAGCTAAAAGTTGAAGAAATAACAGAGGATCGCGTAGTAGTTAAGTTTCCATTTAAAGAATTAATAAGTATTCCTGGATATATGGTTCACGGAGGAATTTCTATGTACGTTTTAGATACAGTTTGCTGGTCAGTTGCGAGACTAGTTTCAGATACTCAAGTTTTAACGTTAGAGTTAAAGTTCTCTTTCCTGGAACCTTTAAAGGGAAAAGAATTTAAAGTAATAGGAAAGATTTTAAAGAAAGGTAAGAGGACTATATTTGCGGAAGGCGAAATTTATAATGATAAAGGGAAGCTCTGTGTTAAGGCTTTAGGAACTTTTATGAAAGTAAGTTAA
- a CDS encoding class I adenylate-forming enzyme family protein, which translates to MSLATLLYEKGKTNPSKAFLIGEKMLTYNDVIEEISSIASNFSAGETVVHLMYNSIPSILAYLAAFWAGSKIIALDPLTSAEDLKFILEDAKPAVVITDDEIYNREKDILKGYKVITQLQKKEEIREPYEYKDNEAGLIYYYAGIAGKTMQVLHSPRRVIKNIEESYNTSQIQEVRSVLTVPLAHVLGNSIFGITIKSGGTVYVMRKFNVKELINAIQTYRINYLSTVPMIYDSLLSENADLSSLELCISSAAPLSLNTLKSFKEKYGKDLLQAYGCTECLGVTYQPKEYAGILTIGKPLPSVEIKIVKDDGKEAKIGEVGELWVKSPWVMLGYKDQSETKKVFEGDWLKTGDLVTMDERGLLYFRGVKKRMLKYKGYPIFPRDLEDILKTHEMVIDAKVLGEDEGNLGQKPVAYVIVKERRSGLEEELLNFVNSKVAFYKKLKKVYIVDKLP; encoded by the coding sequence GTGAGCTTAGCTACCTTACTATATGAAAAAGGTAAGACTAATCCATCTAAAGCGTTCTTGATAGGGGAAAAAATGTTAACTTATAATGACGTAATAGAGGAAATATCCAGCATAGCCTCAAACTTTTCAGCTGGGGAGACTGTAGTACACTTGATGTATAATTCAATTCCCTCAATTCTCGCTTATTTAGCTGCATTCTGGGCAGGGTCGAAAATAATAGCGTTAGACCCATTAACCTCAGCAGAAGACCTCAAATTTATTTTAGAAGATGCAAAACCTGCAGTGGTAATTACAGATGACGAAATTTACAATAGAGAAAAAGACATTTTAAAGGGCTATAAGGTAATTACGCAATTACAAAAGAAGGAGGAGATAAGGGAACCTTACGAGTATAAGGATAATGAGGCTGGGCTAATCTATTATTATGCTGGAATAGCAGGAAAGACAATGCAAGTATTACATAGTCCTAGAAGGGTAATAAAGAACATTGAGGAGAGTTATAACACATCACAGATACAAGAGGTAAGATCAGTGTTAACAGTTCCCTTAGCTCACGTCTTAGGTAATAGCATATTTGGAATAACCATAAAATCTGGCGGAACAGTTTATGTAATGAGGAAGTTTAACGTTAAAGAACTAATTAATGCCATACAGACGTATAGAATAAACTACCTATCCACCGTTCCAATGATTTATGATTCTTTACTCTCAGAAAACGCCGATTTAAGCAGTCTAGAGCTTTGCATAAGCTCTGCTGCACCCCTATCTCTCAATACCTTAAAGTCCTTTAAGGAAAAATATGGAAAGGATTTATTGCAAGCTTACGGCTGCACAGAATGTCTAGGAGTAACTTATCAACCAAAGGAATACGCTGGAATATTGACCATAGGAAAACCCTTACCCAGTGTAGAAATAAAGATTGTTAAGGATGATGGAAAGGAAGCCAAAATAGGAGAAGTCGGAGAGTTATGGGTCAAATCTCCTTGGGTCATGTTAGGATATAAGGATCAAAGTGAGACAAAAAAAGTATTTGAAGGAGACTGGCTTAAGACGGGCGATTTAGTTACCATGGATGAGAGAGGTCTACTTTACTTCAGAGGGGTTAAGAAAAGGATGTTAAAGTATAAGGGATATCCAATATTCCCTAGGGATCTTGAAGACATATTAAAAACACACGAAATGGTTATAGACGCTAAAGTACTAGGAGAGGATGAGGGCAATTTAGGGCAGAAACCAGTAGCTTATGTAATAGTTAAGGAAAGAAGGAGTGGTTTAGAAGAAGAATTATTAAATTTCGTTAATTCTAAGGTAGCATTCTATAAGAAACTTAAAAAAGTATATATTGTAGATAAATTACCGTAA
- a CDS encoding alpha/beta hydrolase, whose amino-acid sequence MRNDGEYNFKRLNVEFYSEGVKLKGWLYLPEGSEKFPAIVMAHGFSAVKEMYLDSFAEVFAKAGFVVLVYDNRNFGESEGEPRQEIDPWQQVKDYRYAISYVRLRSEVDPERIGIWGTSYSGGHVIVVGSLDSRVKAIVAQVPLVSGSENLRRLVKSDMIPQLRAMFAEDYERRMKGEKPLTIPVVCKSPPEMCALPTADAYEWFTETGKKRAPNWKNEVTLRSVEYLSMYEPINFIRGVSPKPIMLILAQNDVLTPTDLALEAYERALPPKELEILPGGHFDAYVKEFERSSKTARDFFLQHLGKK is encoded by the coding sequence ATGAGAAATGATGGAGAATATAACTTTAAGAGATTAAACGTAGAATTTTATTCTGAAGGAGTTAAATTAAAGGGCTGGCTTTATCTTCCTGAAGGATCTGAAAAGTTCCCAGCAATAGTCATGGCTCATGGTTTCTCTGCAGTTAAAGAAATGTACCTTGATAGTTTTGCAGAAGTTTTCGCTAAAGCAGGTTTCGTAGTCCTAGTTTACGATAATAGGAATTTTGGGGAAAGTGAAGGAGAGCCTAGGCAAGAAATAGATCCCTGGCAACAAGTTAAGGATTATAGATACGCTATATCCTATGTTAGATTAAGATCTGAAGTAGATCCAGAAAGGATAGGAATATGGGGAACAAGCTATAGTGGAGGACATGTAATAGTAGTAGGCTCTTTAGATAGTAGAGTCAAGGCTATAGTTGCGCAAGTTCCTTTAGTTAGCGGTTCTGAAAATTTAAGGAGACTCGTTAAATCCGATATGATACCCCAATTAAGGGCTATGTTTGCAGAGGATTATGAGAGGAGAATGAAGGGCGAAAAACCCTTAACTATTCCAGTTGTTTGCAAAAGTCCTCCTGAAATGTGTGCTTTACCTACTGCAGATGCTTATGAATGGTTTACGGAGACTGGCAAGAAAAGAGCTCCAAATTGGAAAAATGAGGTAACCTTAAGGAGCGTAGAATATCTATCCATGTATGAGCCCATAAATTTCATTAGAGGTGTTAGTCCAAAACCCATAATGTTAATATTAGCTCAAAATGACGTTTTGACACCTACGGATTTAGCTTTAGAAGCTTATGAGAGAGCTTTACCACCTAAGGAGTTAGAAATACTTCCTGGAGGACATTTCGATGCGTATGTTAAGGAATTTGAAAGGTCTAGTAAGACAGCAAGGGATTTCTTCCTACAACATCTTGGTAAAAAATAG